A part of Paenibacillus donghaensis genomic DNA contains:
- a CDS encoding ATP-binding response regulator has translation MEYPVHILLVDDRPDEFLSIQALLADTPYHLIGASSGMEALKCLLENEVALIIMDVLMPDMNGFETAKRIKMRKKSGDIPIIFLTALTSELENYMMAYSAGAIDFLTKPFHPTVLKSKIDGFVRLYQARKELQIKSQELEAANQVLTELKETAEVALQIKSGFLAMMSHEIRTPLNGILAMSDVLRSSNLQEDDQEMAEIIHTSGHALLSVINHILDFTKIESGKMELDYELFDLGSCLKETVDLFRALAKERSLSLETYIDPAIPSLLVGDPNRLRQVLNNLIGNAIKFTSAGGVKVTVKQIQPVSGSLHLQFRVEDTGIGIPADKMNYLFQPFTQIGSTMNRKFGGTGLGLSICKMLVDLMGGTIYAEPDIAQGAVFVFTIQVQQGQPD, from the coding sequence ATGGAATATCCAGTTCATATTTTATTGGTCGATGACCGGCCGGACGAGTTCTTGTCGATCCAGGCGCTGCTTGCAGATACACCTTATCATCTGATCGGAGCCAGCTCCGGGATGGAAGCCTTGAAATGCCTGCTGGAGAATGAGGTTGCCCTCATTATTATGGATGTGCTGATGCCTGACATGAACGGCTTTGAGACCGCCAAACGGATTAAAATGCGCAAGAAATCAGGAGATATTCCGATTATTTTCCTGACGGCGCTCACCTCTGAGCTGGAGAATTATATGATGGCTTATTCGGCCGGCGCGATTGATTTCCTGACCAAACCGTTTCACCCTACGGTGCTCAAGAGCAAAATCGATGGCTTCGTCCGGCTCTATCAGGCCCGCAAAGAGCTGCAGATCAAATCTCAGGAGCTTGAGGCTGCCAACCAGGTGCTCACCGAGCTTAAGGAAACGGCCGAGGTTGCACTGCAGATTAAGAGCGGATTTCTCGCTATGATGAGCCATGAGATCCGCACCCCGCTCAATGGCATTCTCGCCATGTCCGACGTGCTTAGATCTTCAAATCTGCAGGAGGATGACCAGGAGATGGCCGAAATCATCCATACGAGCGGACATGCCCTGCTGTCGGTAATTAACCATATCCTAGACTTTACGAAGATTGAATCGGGCAAAATGGAGCTGGACTACGAGCTGTTTGATCTGGGCTCCTGTCTGAAGGAGACTGTAGATCTGTTCAGAGCGCTCGCCAAAGAGCGCAGCCTGAGTCTGGAAACCTATATTGATCCGGCCATCCCTTCTCTGCTGGTCGGTGATCCGAACCGGCTGCGGCAGGTATTGAACAACCTGATCGGCAATGCCATCAAGTTCACCTCCGCCGGTGGCGTGAAGGTAACGGTCAAACAGATCCAGCCGGTCAGCGGCAGCTTGCATCTGCAGTTCAGGGTCGAGGATACCGGCATTGGCATCCCGGCCGACAAGATGAATTATCTGTTCCAGCCCTTCACCCAGATCGGTTCCACCATGAACCGCAAGTTTGGCGGCACCGGGCTGGGCCTCTCTATCTGCAAAATGCTGGTCGATTTAATGGGAGGCACCATCTATGCGGAACCGGATATTGCGCAGGGAGCGGTGTTTGTATTTACCATTCAGGTGCAGCAGGGACAGCCGGATTAA
- a CDS encoding S-layer homology domain-containing protein has translation MQLAISTKIASLDEQGNFHPAEDITRAEAAVMLYNALEYIEAHPAPAGGYPE, from the coding sequence ATTCAGCTGGCGATTTCCACCAAGATTGCCAGCCTGGATGAGCAGGGCAACTTCCATCCGGCCGAGGACATCACCCGCGCCGAAGCGGCCGTGATGCTCTATAACGCCCTGGAATATATCGAAGCCCATCCGGCACCGGCCGGTGGGTACCCGGAGTAA
- a CDS encoding winged helix-turn-helix transcriptional regulator, whose amino-acid sequence MSKKYNISVEATLEVIGGKWKCVILCHLTHGKLRTSDLKRHMPHITQKMLTQQLRELEQDGIVNRISYNQVPPKVEYELSEYGRSLESILNSLCAWGEMHIIKEYGDKAAVLEDNVLNNLNPAVPVSPANIESVR is encoded by the coding sequence ATGAGCAAAAAATATAATATTTCTGTGGAAGCCACACTGGAGGTCATCGGAGGGAAGTGGAAATGTGTGATTCTATGCCATCTGACCCATGGCAAGCTGCGTACCAGTGACCTGAAACGGCATATGCCGCATATCACGCAGAAGATGCTCACCCAACAGCTCAGGGAGCTGGAGCAGGACGGGATTGTGAACCGGATCAGCTATAACCAGGTGCCGCCCAAGGTGGAATATGAGCTGAGTGAATACGGCCGCAGCCTGGAATCTATACTGAATTCTTTATGCGCCTGGGGCGAGATGCATATTATTAAGGAATATGGCGACAAAGCTGCTGTGCTGGAGGACAATGTACTGAACAATCTGAATCCGGCTGTACCTGTGTCCCCAGCTAACATCGAGTCTGTAAGGTGA
- a CDS encoding MFS transporter, producing MSLDHKRSTLALLALAISAFAIGTTEFISVGLLPLISDDLNISVATAGLTVTLYALGVTFGAPVLTSLTTTISRRTLLLLIMLVFIAGNSLAAAADSVAILLAARVVSALSHGLFMSIASTLAADLVPENRRASAISIMFTGLTVATVTGVPLGTYLGQQLGWRAAFLAIAAIGVVALIANLLLVPSGLRRGTRTPLSEQIKLVTHGRLLLAFAITALGYGGTFVVFTYLSPLLHEVSGFQESTVAAILLVYGIAIAIGNVIGGKVANRNPLRALLYMFALQAVVLFIFAFTAPFKGAALATIFFMGLLAFMNVSGLQIYVLMLAERYAPGAKDTASAVNIAAFNAGIAIGAYLGGGVAERLGLIHTAWVGGIMVAGAVLLTAWSRALEQKDQRRLHSETAQAGGLASIAK from the coding sequence ATGTCCTTGGATCATAAAAGAAGTACCCTTGCGCTGCTGGCACTCGCAATCAGCGCGTTCGCAATAGGAACAACCGAGTTTATCAGTGTGGGGCTGCTGCCCCTGATCTCTGATGACCTGAACATATCCGTGGCGACAGCCGGATTGACCGTTACCTTGTACGCCCTGGGGGTAACCTTCGGCGCTCCCGTCCTAACCTCTCTCACCACCACAATCTCACGCAGAACATTGCTGCTGCTGATTATGCTGGTGTTTATCGCGGGCAACAGCCTCGCCGCCGCTGCAGACAGCGTGGCAATCCTGCTGGCGGCACGTGTGGTGTCCGCCTTGTCCCACGGCCTGTTCATGTCGATTGCGTCCACCCTTGCGGCAGATCTCGTCCCCGAGAACCGCAGGGCCAGCGCCATCTCGATCATGTTCACCGGCCTGACCGTAGCCACCGTCACCGGGGTTCCGCTGGGAACCTATCTCGGGCAGCAGTTGGGCTGGCGCGCTGCTTTCCTGGCGATTGCCGCCATCGGAGTGGTGGCGCTGATCGCCAATTTGCTGCTGGTGCCGTCCGGCCTGCGCCGGGGAACACGCACACCGCTCAGCGAGCAGATCAAGCTGGTCACCCATGGGCGGCTGCTGCTGGCTTTTGCCATCACGGCGCTGGGCTATGGCGGCACCTTCGTGGTCTTCACTTATCTGTCTCCGCTGCTGCATGAGGTAAGCGGGTTTCAGGAGAGCACCGTCGCCGCCATCCTGCTTGTGTACGGAATTGCCATTGCCATCGGCAATGTGATCGGCGGCAAGGTCGCCAACCGCAATCCGCTGAGAGCCTTGCTCTACATGTTTGCCCTGCAAGCCGTAGTGCTGTTTATATTCGCTTTCACCGCTCCCTTCAAAGGAGCAGCGCTGGCCACGATCTTCTTCATGGGCTTGCTGGCCTTCATGAATGTGTCCGGTCTGCAGATCTATGTGCTCATGCTTGCCGAGCGGTATGCGCCGGGAGCCAAAGATACCGCCTCTGCAGTTAATATTGCAGCCTTTAACGCAGGTATCGCCATAGGCGCCTACCTTGGCGGCGGCGTTGCCGAGCGGCTGGGATTGATCCATACTGCCTGGGTGGGCGGTATCATGGTCGCCGGCGCGGTCCTCTTGACCGCATGGAGCAGGGCGCTCGAGCAGAAGGACCAGCGCCGGCTTCATTCCGAAACAGCACAAGCCGGCGGACTGGCTTCCATTGCTAAATAA
- a CDS encoding aldo/keto reductase: protein MAKHLQDTTALSNGVNMPWVGLGVFKVEEGAELVQAVKTALVHGYRSIDTAAIYGNEAGVGQGIREALAGNTLTREELFITSKVWNADLGYESTLAAYEESLNKLELEYLDLYLIHWPVAGKFKEAWRALETLYKQGRVKAIGVSNFQIHHLQELMKDAEIKPMVNQVELHPNLVQQELLEFCQAEGIQLEAWSPLMQGQLLEQPVLQAIAARHGKSVAQVILRWDLQRGIVTIPKSTNAQRIAENASLFDFSLSDAEMEQIAALDIGQRVGPDPDNFDF from the coding sequence ATGGCTAAACATTTACAGGATACTACTGCATTATCGAATGGCGTAAATATGCCTTGGGTGGGACTTGGCGTATTCAAGGTAGAGGAAGGGGCCGAGCTGGTCCAGGCTGTTAAGACTGCGCTGGTTCACGGTTACCGCAGTATCGATACGGCTGCCATTTACGGCAATGAGGCAGGTGTGGGGCAGGGCATCCGCGAGGCGCTGGCCGGGAATACGCTGACCCGGGAGGAGCTGTTCATCACCTCCAAGGTGTGGAATGCCGATCTGGGCTACGAATCCACACTTGCGGCCTATGAAGAGAGTCTGAACAAGCTGGAGCTGGAGTATCTGGACCTCTACCTGATCCACTGGCCGGTGGCAGGGAAATTCAAGGAAGCGTGGAGAGCGCTGGAAACCCTATATAAGCAGGGCCGCGTGAAAGCGATCGGAGTCAGCAATTTCCAGATCCATCATCTGCAGGAGCTGATGAAGGACGCGGAAATCAAGCCCATGGTCAACCAGGTTGAGCTGCACCCGAACCTGGTCCAGCAGGAGCTGCTGGAATTCTGCCAGGCAGAAGGCATCCAGCTCGAAGCCTGGTCCCCGCTGATGCAGGGCCAACTGCTGGAGCAGCCGGTGCTGCAGGCTATCGCCGCGCGCCACGGCAAATCGGTGGCCCAGGTGATTCTACGCTGGGATCTGCAGCGCGGGATTGTGACGATTCCCAAGTCGACCAACGCGCAGCGGATTGCGGAGAATGCCTCGCTGTTTGACTTTAGCCTGAGTGACGCAGAGATGGAGCAGATCGCCGCACTGGATATCGGGCAGCGGGTCGGACCCGATCCCGACAACTTTGATTTCTGA
- the greA gene encoding transcription elongation factor GreA: MSNEEVFLTKEGLAKLEEELKELKTVKRKELAARLKLAISYGDLKENSEYHSAKDDQSFMETRILILEKMLTKARVVDESSMDTTKVSVGSIVILNDVEYSEKIEYRIVGPAEADVLDNKISYESPLGKELLNKKVGSIVSVNAPMGIIKYELLEIKLL, from the coding sequence ATGTCCAATGAAGAAGTATTTTTGACCAAAGAAGGGCTAGCGAAGTTAGAGGAAGAGCTGAAGGAGCTCAAAACGGTGAAGCGCAAGGAACTGGCCGCCCGGCTTAAACTGGCGATCAGCTACGGCGACCTGAAGGAGAACAGCGAGTACCACTCCGCGAAGGACGATCAATCGTTTATGGAGACCCGGATTTTGATTCTGGAGAAGATGCTGACCAAGGCCCGGGTTGTGGACGAGAGCAGCATGGACACCACTAAAGTCAGCGTAGGTTCCATCGTTATTCTTAACGATGTGGAATACTCGGAGAAGATTGAATATAGAATCGTCGGCCCGGCCGAAGCGGATGTGCTGGACAACAAGATTTCCTACGAAAGTCCCTTGGGCAAGGAGCTGCTGAACAAGAAGGTAGGCAGCATTGTCAGCGTCAATGCACCGATGGGTATTATTAAATATGAGCTGCTGGAAATTAAATTGCTGTAA